From the genome of Erythrobacter litoralis, one region includes:
- the hemW gene encoding radical SAM family heme chaperone HemW produces MARALYIHWPFCAKKCPYCDFNSHVRQAVDHSRWQQDLIADMRAEAQVAGGETLTSIFFGGGTPSLMPPALVEALLAEAERLWGFDDAIEITLEANPSSVEAANFAALAGAGINRVSLGVQSLDDATLHWLGRLHGAAEALAALEVAQANFARVSFDLIYALPGQSRREWERQLARALALGTSHLSLYQLTIEPGTRFTTDVRRGVFTPLDDDEAAGLFDCTQDMTAAAGLPAYETSNHARPGEESRHNLTYWRYQDYAGIGPGAHGRRGGFATERHKKPENYLAAVADRGHGIAEQRHLPPPEQAAEALLMGLRLVEGVDLAVLSARFAMTRGELVDESALARLRDLGLVWERGSRIGVAPPGRGLLDALLGEIVADALVTA; encoded by the coding sequence TTGGCCCGAGCCCTCTACATCCACTGGCCTTTCTGCGCGAAGAAGTGCCCTTATTGCGATTTCAATTCGCATGTTCGCCAAGCTGTTGATCATTCCCGATGGCAGCAAGACCTGATCGCCGACATGCGCGCCGAAGCGCAGGTCGCGGGTGGCGAGACGCTCACCTCGATCTTTTTCGGCGGCGGCACGCCCTCGTTGATGCCGCCCGCCCTCGTCGAAGCGCTGCTGGCCGAAGCTGAGCGGCTCTGGGGCTTCGACGATGCGATCGAGATCACGCTCGAGGCCAATCCCTCCTCGGTCGAGGCGGCGAATTTCGCAGCGCTGGCGGGCGCGGGCATCAATCGCGTGTCGCTCGGCGTGCAATCGCTCGATGATGCGACGCTGCACTGGCTCGGGCGGCTCCACGGTGCGGCCGAGGCGCTGGCGGCGCTGGAGGTTGCGCAGGCGAATTTCGCGCGTGTCAGCTTTGATCTCATCTATGCCCTGCCCGGCCAGAGCCGGCGCGAATGGGAGAGACAGCTTGCCCGGGCGCTGGCACTGGGCACGTCGCATCTCTCGCTCTACCAATTGACGATCGAGCCGGGCACGCGTTTCACCACCGATGTCCGGCGCGGCGTGTTCACACCGCTCGACGACGATGAAGCGGCCGGACTCTTCGATTGCACGCAGGACATGACTGCGGCGGCCGGTCTTCCTGCCTATGAGACGAGCAATCATGCGCGGCCGGGCGAGGAAAGCCGCCACAATCTCACCTATTGGCGCTACCAGGATTATGCGGGGATCGGCCCCGGCGCGCACGGCCGGCGAGGCGGGTTCGCGACGGAGCGGCATAAAAAGCCCGAGAACTATCTCGCCGCTGTAGCCGATCGAGGGCACGGCATTGCCGAGCAGCGCCACCTGCCCCCACCCGAACAGGCGGCAGAGGCACTGCTGATGGGGCTGCGCCTTGTCGAAGGTGTGGACCTTGCCGTGCTATCCGCGCGGTTCGCCATGACGCGCGGCGAATTGGTGGACGAGAGCGCCCTCGCCCGCTTGCGCGATCTCGGTCTGGTGTGGGAGCGCGGCAGCCGTATCGGGGTCGCTCCGCCGGGACGCGGATTGCTCGATGCGCTGCTCGGCGAAATCGTCGCGGACGCATTGGTGACGGCGTGA
- a CDS encoding tyrosine recombinase XerC: MSAAELLGAWQRHLAESRRRSPHTVRAYVAAASRIVHARGAERIEDLAGLEAHDLRRHIAERRAGGLGNASAARELSALKAFIAFARAESGDPDPTAPRLRGPRLKKGLPRPVTPDDAVNLADLAGESAREDWIGARDRAVLLLMYGSGLRIAEALSLQGRDVPLGDTLQVTGKGGKQRLVPVLPVTREAVTAYVAACPWPLSAKEPLFRGAKGGPLSPGMVQKAMAGARRALGLPDSATPHALRHSFATHLLGAGADLRSLQALLGHASLGSTQIYTKVDAASLLENYRLAHPRAKKS, translated from the coding sequence GTGAGCGCGGCTGAGCTTCTCGGGGCGTGGCAGCGCCACCTCGCCGAGAGCCGCCGCCGCTCGCCCCATACGGTGCGCGCCTATGTCGCGGCGGCGAGCCGTATCGTCCACGCACGCGGGGCTGAACGCATCGAGGATCTCGCAGGGCTGGAGGCGCATGACCTGCGCCGCCATATCGCGGAACGACGCGCGGGCGGGCTCGGCAATGCGAGCGCGGCGCGCGAACTGTCCGCGCTCAAGGCCTTCATCGCCTTTGCCCGCGCCGAAAGCGGTGACCCCGACCCCACCGCGCCGCGCCTGCGCGGCCCGCGCCTCAAGAAAGGCCTCCCCCGCCCCGTCACCCCCGACGACGCGGTCAATCTCGCCGATCTTGCCGGGGAAAGCGCGCGCGAGGACTGGATCGGCGCGCGCGACCGGGCGGTGCTGCTGCTGATGTACGGATCGGGCCTGCGCATCGCCGAGGCGCTATCGCTTCAGGGGCGCGACGTGCCTCTGGGCGATACGCTGCAGGTGACCGGCAAGGGCGGCAAGCAGCGCCTCGTGCCGGTTCTCCCCGTCACCCGCGAGGCGGTGACCGCATATGTCGCCGCCTGCCCGTGGCCGCTATCGGCAAAGGAGCCGCTTTTCCGGGGAGCAAAAGGCGGGCCCCTTTCGCCCGGAATGGTGCAGAAGGCGATGGCCGGGGCCCGCCGCGCGCTCGGCCTGCCCGACAGCGCCACGCCGCACGCGCTCAGGCACAGCTTCGCCACCCACCTGCTCGGCGCGGGCGCGGACCTGCGCAGCCTGCAGGCACTGCTCGGCCATGCCTCGCTGGGTTCGACGCAGATCTATACGAAGGTCGATGCGGCGAGCCTGCTGGAGAACTATCGTCTCGCCCATCCCCGGGCGAAGAAGAGCTAG
- a CDS encoding DedA family protein, with translation MTDLILEVIRQGGYIGIFLLMAIENIFPPVPSEVIMGFGGVLVARGEMAFAPLLIIGTTGTVAGNLFWYWLGRRWSEAQLRAFIDRFGRWLTFEWDEFTRARDFFRRHGDWIVFVLRFSPVLRTIVSLPAGLAGMGFWRFCLFTFLGSLIWNALLILGGAALSGLLETYEDIASIVIIAGLALGVVWYVWRVVTWEPAERAESED, from the coding sequence ATGACCGATCTCATTCTCGAGGTGATCCGCCAGGGCGGCTATATCGGCATCTTCCTGCTGATGGCGATCGAGAACATCTTTCCGCCCGTGCCCTCCGAAGTCATCATGGGCTTTGGCGGCGTGTTGGTGGCGCGCGGGGAGATGGCCTTCGCGCCGCTGCTTATCATCGGGACCACCGGGACCGTCGCGGGAAATCTGTTCTGGTACTGGCTCGGGCGGCGCTGGAGCGAGGCGCAATTGCGCGCCTTCATAGACCGGTTCGGGCGCTGGCTGACTTTCGAGTGGGACGAATTCACCCGCGCGCGCGATTTCTTCCGGCGGCACGGCGACTGGATCGTCTTCGTCCTGCGTTTCTCGCCGGTCCTGCGCACCATCGTCTCGCTTCCCGCGGGACTGGCTGGCATGGGCTTCTGGCGCTTCTGCCTTTTTACCTTCCTCGGCTCGCTCATCTGGAATGCGCTTCTGATCCTCGGCGGGGCGGCGCTTTCGGGCCTGCTAGAGACCTATGAGGACATCGCCAGCATTGTGATCATTGCCGGCCTCGCGCTCGGCGTGGTGTGGTATGTCTGGCGGGTTGTGACGTGGGAACCGGCGGAGCGGGCCGAGAGCGAGGACTAG
- the gshB gene encoding glutathione synthase, whose amino-acid sequence MSLRVAVQMDPIETINIKGDSSFALMLAAQERGHEVFEYHVGSLTLDADDRLWAQAAPVTVRRVEGDHFEKGETRRLDLGRDVDVVLMRQDPPFHMGYITATHMLERIRHETLVVNDPANVRNAPEKVMVLNYRRFMPPTLVTRSVDEVRRFMAQHGAVVVKPIHGNGGKAIFRVPESGDNLTALFEVFNQTWPEPHMVQPFLPEVATGDKRIVLVDGEIAGAINRIPGKGEFRSNLAMGGSAEATQLTTREREICEAMGPDLKRLGLTFVGIDVIGGKWLTEINVTSPTGIVAISNFDGTDVAGMIWDAIEARVAALKREA is encoded by the coding sequence ATGAGCCTGCGCGTCGCCGTCCAGATGGACCCGATCGAGACCATCAACATAAAGGGCGACAGCTCCTTCGCGCTGATGCTCGCCGCGCAGGAGCGCGGGCACGAGGTGTTCGAGTATCACGTGGGCAGCCTCACGCTCGATGCCGACGACCGGCTGTGGGCGCAGGCCGCGCCGGTCACGGTGCGCCGGGTCGAGGGCGATCATTTCGAGAAGGGCGAGACCCGGCGGCTCGACCTGGGGCGCGACGTGGACGTCGTCCTGATGCGGCAGGACCCGCCGTTCCACATGGGCTACATAACGGCGACCCACATGCTCGAGCGCATCCGGCACGAGACGCTGGTGGTCAACGACCCCGCCAATGTCCGCAACGCGCCCGAAAAGGTGATGGTGCTTAACTATCGCCGCTTCATGCCGCCGACGCTGGTGACGCGCAGCGTGGACGAGGTGCGCCGCTTCATGGCGCAGCACGGCGCGGTGGTGGTGAAACCGATCCACGGCAATGGCGGCAAGGCGATCTTCCGCGTGCCCGAAAGCGGCGACAACCTCACCGCGCTGTTCGAGGTGTTCAACCAGACCTGGCCCGAACCGCACATGGTCCAGCCCTTCCTTCCCGAAGTGGCGACAGGCGACAAGCGCATCGTGCTGGTCGACGGCGAGATCGCGGGCGCGATCAACCGTATCCCGGGCAAGGGCGAATTCCGCTCCAACCTCGCCATGGGCGGCAGCGCGGAGGCGACGCAGCTGACGACACGCGAACGCGAGATCTGCGAGGCGATGGGCCCGGATCTGAAGCGCCTCGGCCTCACCTTCGTCGGGATCGACGTTATCGGCGGCAAGTGGCTGACCGAGATCAACGTCACCTCGCCCACCGGGATCGTCGCGATCAGCAATTTCGACGGGACGGACGTCGCCGGCATGATCTGGGACGCTATCGAGGCGCGGGTCGCTGCCCTGAAACGGGAGGCTTGA
- a CDS encoding YraN family protein, which produces MTGKRERAERKGREGEAQAAQWLMQQGWRVLAERVKTPRGEIDLIARKGGVLGFFEVKWRAHAADLADAIDERRLHRVAAAAEIAMADYAEPEDDFTIDVLLLAPGSRPRHIANAYQP; this is translated from the coding sequence ATGACCGGTAAGCGCGAGCGGGCCGAGCGCAAGGGGCGCGAGGGCGAGGCGCAGGCGGCACAATGGCTGATGCAGCAGGGCTGGCGGGTGCTCGCCGAAAGGGTGAAAACCCCGCGCGGCGAGATCGACCTGATCGCGCGCAAGGGCGGCGTGCTCGGCTTCTTCGAGGTCAAGTGGCGCGCCCATGCCGCGGACCTCGCCGATGCCATCGACGAACGCCGCCTGCACCGCGTTGCCGCCGCAGCCGAGATCGCCATGGCGGATTACGCCGAGCCGGAAGATGATTTCACCATTGACGTGCTGCTCCTTGCACCCGGCAGCCGCCCGCGCCACATCGCCAACGCCTACCAACCCTGA
- the rsmI gene encoding 16S rRNA (cytidine(1402)-2'-O)-methyltransferase, whose protein sequence is MERAHGEPLGAGLYIVATPIGNLGDITLRAVDVLKRAALIACEDTRVTGKLLKAVGADARMQRYDDHASEDTRRRILDRARAEPVALVSDAGTPLVSDPGYRLVREAREEGIAVTTIPGPCAAIAGLTLAGLPNDRFLFAGFLPVKEKARGEILQELGEVDATLVFYETGPRLVRSLEAMAGVWPKREVAVARELTKLHEECRTGIAADLAAHYAAHPPKGEIVLLVGPPVAAPSTADPDALLAQALEEMSPSKAAAAVAKATGLDRKALYARAVELKGR, encoded by the coding sequence ATGGAACGTGCACACGGCGAACCGCTCGGCGCAGGCCTCTACATCGTCGCGACGCCGATTGGCAATCTCGGCGACATAACGCTCCGTGCTGTCGACGTGTTGAAGCGGGCGGCCCTGATCGCATGCGAGGATACGCGCGTGACGGGCAAGCTCTTGAAGGCGGTCGGAGCCGATGCGCGCATGCAGCGCTATGACGATCATGCGAGCGAGGATACGCGCCGCCGCATCCTCGATCGTGCCCGCGCGGAGCCGGTGGCGCTGGTGAGCGATGCGGGAACGCCGCTCGTCTCCGATCCGGGCTACCGGCTCGTGCGGGAGGCGCGGGAGGAGGGGATCGCGGTGACGACCATTCCCGGTCCCTGCGCCGCAATTGCGGGTCTGACGCTGGCGGGGCTGCCGAACGACCGGTTCCTGTTCGCGGGATTTCTGCCGGTAAAGGAAAAGGCGCGCGGCGAAATATTGCAAGAACTGGGCGAAGTCGATGCGACGCTCGTCTTCTACGAGACCGGCCCGCGTCTGGTGCGCAGTCTCGAGGCGATGGCCGGGGTTTGGCCAAAGCGCGAGGTTGCTGTCGCGCGGGAACTGACCAAGCTGCACGAGGAATGCCGCACCGGCATCGCCGCCGATCTCGCCGCGCATTATGCCGCGCATCCCCCCAAGGGCGAGATCGTGCTGCTGGTCGGCCCGCCGGTCGCCGCACCCAGCACCGCCGACCCGGACGCGCTGCTCGCCCAGGCGCTCGAGGAAATGAGCCCGAGCAAGGCCGCCGCCGCCGTGGCCAAGGCGACCGGGCTCGACCGCAAGGCGCTCTATGCCCGCGCGGTGGAGCTGAAGGGCCGATGA
- a CDS encoding penicillin-binding protein activator, with amino-acid sequence MSMSLQRHGEAKGGLFSGIRAAVSHLSRRNLVLAASAALLGACQVIPKTETVSTGPDPATPTPQPSETALPSDAQRHRVALLVPLGGTTGEVGQSLANATTMALIDTNASSLRITTYDTTGGAGEAARKAIADGNRLILGPLLAANIPAVQAAARPAGVTAISFSNDVSAASADVLLMGHIPEQSIERTVRYARENGSTAFAALVPEGDYGQRSYDAMRRALNAFGGNLVATERYSRGNTSILSAAQRLRAGGGYDTVLIADGARAAVQSAPEIKRDGAEGTRLLGTELWSGESSLVRAPAVEGAIFSAVSDNRFARFAESYEARFGGKPYRISTLGYDAVLLTLRMAQEWQVGDPFPRADLYGRTFIGVDGAFRFQRSGVAERALEVRKVTGGAVVEVEAAPTSF; translated from the coding sequence ATGAGTATGTCGCTGCAGCGGCACGGCGAGGCGAAAGGCGGCCTTTTTTCGGGCATCCGCGCCGCGGTTTCGCATCTGAGCCGCCGCAATCTCGTCCTTGCCGCTTCGGCCGCGCTGCTGGGCGCGTGCCAGGTGATTCCCAAGACCGAGACCGTATCGACCGGTCCCGATCCCGCCACGCCCACTCCGCAGCCGAGCGAGACCGCGCTGCCGAGCGATGCGCAGCGCCACCGTGTCGCGCTGCTCGTGCCGCTTGGCGGGACCACGGGCGAGGTCGGCCAAAGCCTCGCCAATGCGACCACGATGGCGCTGATCGACACCAATGCGAGCAGCCTGCGGATCACCACCTACGACACGACCGGTGGGGCGGGCGAAGCCGCGCGCAAGGCGATCGCCGATGGCAACCGGCTGATCCTCGGACCGCTGCTGGCCGCCAATATCCCTGCCGTGCAGGCTGCGGCCCGGCCGGCCGGAGTGACCGCGATATCGTTTTCCAACGATGTCTCGGCCGCCAGCGCGGATGTGCTGCTGATGGGCCATATCCCCGAACAATCGATCGAGCGGACCGTACGCTATGCGCGCGAGAACGGTTCCACCGCCTTCGCCGCGCTCGTGCCCGAAGGCGATTACGGCCAGCGTTCCTATGACGCGATGCGCCGCGCGCTGAACGCCTTCGGCGGCAATCTCGTCGCGACCGAGCGCTATTCGCGCGGCAACACCTCGATCCTGAGCGCCGCGCAGCGTCTGCGCGCGGGCGGTGGCTACGATACCGTGCTGATCGCCGACGGGGCGCGCGCGGCGGTCCAGTCCGCGCCCGAGATCAAGCGCGACGGGGCCGAAGGCACGCGCCTGCTCGGCACCGAATTGTGGAGCGGCGAATCGAGCCTCGTTCGTGCTCCGGCGGTCGAGGGCGCGATCTTTTCCGCCGTGTCGGACAACCGCTTCGCGCGGTTCGCCGAAAGCTACGAGGCGCGTTTCGGCGGCAAGCCCTATCGCATCTCGACGCTCGGCTATGATGCGGTCCTGCTGACCTTGCGCATGGCGCAGGAATGGCAGGTCGGCGATCCCTTCCCGCGCGCGGACCTTTACGGGCGCACTTTCATCGGCGTCGACGGTGCATTCCGTTTCCAGCGCTCGGGCGTGGCCGAACGCGCGCTCGAAGTGCGCAAGGTGACGGGCGGCGCGGTCGTTGAGGTCGAGGCCGCGCCCACCTCGTTCTAG
- the parE gene encoding DNA topoisomerase IV subunit B, producing the protein MSDDLFENAPASSGDYDSSSIEVLEGLEPVRRRPGMYIGGTDDRALHHLAAEVLDNSMDEAVAGHANRIEVRLEEGNRLSISDNGRGIPVDEHPKFPGKSTLEVILSTLHSGGKFSGKAYATSGGLHGVGVSVVNALSSHTRVEVARDKQLYAQEFSKGQTLGPIETVGAAPNRRGTTVSFTPDEEIFGDRAFKPARLFKLARSKAYLFAGVEIRWRCAASLSSEDVPEEATFRFPGGLADHLAEQVGTRECVTSQPFTGRQDFPEVDGTSQGRVEWAIAWPLYSDGSTSWYCNTVPTPDGGTHEQGVRAALTKGLRAFGDLVGAKKAKDISADDVMTGAEVMLSVFIRDPQFQSQTKDRLTSPEAARLVENAVRDHFDHFLADNMERGKALLGEVMERMDERLRRKAEREIKRKTATNAKKLRLPGKLTDCSGEGDRETELFIVEGDSAGGSAKQARDRKSQAILPIRGKILNVASATADKIRANSEIADLALALGCGTRKDCDPETLRYDRVIIMTDADVDGAHIATLLMTFFFQEMSEVVRQGHLYLAQPPLYRLTAGKESRYARDDAHRKELEETVFKGKKVEVGRFKGLGEMNPQQLRETTMNPDTRSLIRITLPPEFEQRAAVKELVDQLMGRNPEHRFNFIQSHAGDIDRDLIDA; encoded by the coding sequence ATGTCCGACGACCTGTTCGAAAACGCCCCCGCCTCAAGCGGCGATTACGATTCGTCCTCGATCGAGGTGCTCGAGGGGCTCGAGCCCGTGCGCCGCCGCCCAGGCATGTATATCGGCGGGACAGACGACCGCGCGCTCCACCACCTCGCCGCCGAGGTGCTCGACAATTCGATGGACGAGGCGGTGGCGGGTCATGCAAACCGCATCGAGGTCCGTCTTGAGGAAGGCAACCGCCTCAGCATCTCGGACAATGGCCGCGGCATCCCGGTCGACGAGCATCCCAAGTTTCCGGGCAAATCGACGCTCGAGGTGATCCTTTCGACGCTCCATTCGGGCGGCAAGTTTTCGGGCAAGGCCTATGCGACGAGCGGCGGTCTGCACGGTGTCGGCGTGAGCGTGGTCAACGCCCTGTCGAGCCACACCCGGGTAGAGGTCGCGCGCGACAAGCAGCTTTACGCGCAGGAATTCTCGAAGGGTCAGACGCTTGGCCCGATCGAAACCGTCGGTGCGGCGCCGAACCGGCGCGGAACCACGGTCAGCTTCACCCCCGACGAGGAAATCTTCGGCGACCGCGCGTTCAAGCCCGCGCGCCTGTTCAAGCTCGCCCGGTCCAAGGCCTATCTCTTCGCGGGCGTCGAGATCCGCTGGCGCTGCGCGGCCAGCCTGTCGAGCGAGGACGTTCCCGAAGAAGCCACTTTCAGGTTTCCCGGCGGGCTTGCCGACCATCTCGCCGAACAGGTCGGCACGCGCGAATGCGTCACCAGCCAGCCCTTCACCGGGCGGCAGGACTTCCCGGAGGTGGACGGCACGTCGCAGGGCCGCGTCGAATGGGCGATCGCCTGGCCGCTTTATTCCGACGGGTCGACCAGCTGGTACTGCAACACCGTACCCACTCCCGATGGCGGCACGCACGAACAGGGCGTGCGCGCCGCGCTGACCAAGGGCCTGCGCGCTTTCGGCGATCTCGTCGGCGCGAAGAAGGCGAAGGACATTTCCGCCGACGACGTGATGACGGGCGCCGAAGTCATGCTGTCGGTCTTCATCCGCGATCCCCAGTTCCAGTCGCAGACCAAGGACCGCCTCACCTCGCCCGAGGCCGCCCGCCTGGTCGAGAACGCGGTGCGCGACCATTTCGACCACTTCCTCGCCGACAACATGGAGCGCGGAAAGGCGCTGCTGGGCGAGGTTATGGAGCGCATGGACGAACGCCTCAGGCGCAAGGCCGAGCGCGAGATCAAGCGCAAGACCGCGACCAATGCGAAGAAACTGCGCCTGCCGGGCAAGCTCACCGATTGTTCGGGCGAAGGCGATCGCGAGACCGAGCTGTTCATCGTCGAGGGCGACAGCGCCGGCGGCAGCGCGAAACAGGCGCGCGACCGCAAGAGCCAGGCGATCCTGCCCATTCGCGGCAAGATCCTCAACGTCGCCAGCGCCACCGCCGACAAAATCCGGGCGAACAGCGAAATCGCCGATCTCGCGCTCGCACTGGGCTGCGGGACGCGCAAGGACTGCGACCCCGAAACGCTGCGTTATGACCGCGTCATCATCATGACCGATGCCGATGTCGACGGCGCGCATATCGCAACGCTGCTGATGACCTTCTTCTTTCAGGAAATGTCCGAAGTCGTGCGGCAGGGTCACCTCTATCTCGCCCAGCCCCCGCTCTACCGCCTGACCGCAGGCAAGGAGAGCCGCTATGCCCGCGACGACGCGCATCGCAAGGAACTGGAAGAGACGGTGTTCAAGGGCAAGAAGGTCGAGGTAGGCCGGTTCAAGGGGCTGGGCGAGATGAACCCGCAGCAGCTGCGCGAGACGACCATGAACCCCGATACGCGCAGCCTCATCAGGATCACCTTGCCGCCCGAATTCGAACAGCGTGCGGCGGTGAAGGAACTGGTCGACCAGTTGATGGGCCGCAATCCCGAACACCGCTTCAATTTCATCCAGAGCCACGCGGGCGACATCGACCGCGACCTGATCGATGCGTGA
- a CDS encoding bifunctional alpha/beta hydrolase/OsmC family protein, with product MPSEPFAITSAEGHELSGALELPTGLVRGGAVFAHCFTCTKQARAAVSVSRALAARGIACLRFDFTGLGASEGEFGRAGFATDVADLVAAARAVRERVGGPVLLVGHSLGGAAVLAAGAELGRETLAAIATIAAPSDVGHVLGVMKGDHDAILRDGEGEVSIGGRSFTISRAFLERMEAASLLDLVNEMRVPYLVLHSPSDPVVGIDHASALFGAAYHPKSFVSLDGADHLLTSSEDAEFAADMIAGWAGRYLPLRDDWPMPDEGVVVQTGHGRFGTEVHTKTHRFVADEPRSYGGDDTGPTPYDLLLAALGTCTAMTMTMYARRKKWPFEGARIHMTHERDHSADCERALDEHVRVEALNRDIEVLGDALTDDQRRRILEIADKCPVHRTLEGQLHIHTRSAG from the coding sequence ATGCCGAGTGAACCATTCGCCATCACGAGCGCCGAGGGGCACGAACTGTCCGGCGCGCTCGAATTGCCGACCGGCCTCGTGCGGGGCGGGGCGGTGTTCGCGCATTGCTTCACCTGCACCAAGCAGGCGCGCGCTGCGGTCAGCGTTTCGCGGGCCCTCGCGGCGCGCGGCATCGCTTGCCTGCGGTTCGATTTCACCGGGCTGGGCGCAAGCGAGGGCGAATTCGGGAGGGCGGGTTTCGCCACCGACGTCGCCGATCTCGTCGCAGCGGCACGCGCGGTGAGGGAGCGGGTGGGCGGACCGGTCCTGCTGGTCGGGCACAGCCTTGGCGGGGCGGCGGTGCTCGCGGCAGGTGCGGAACTGGGCAGGGAGACGCTGGCCGCGATCGCCACCATCGCCGCGCCGTCCGATGTCGGGCACGTTCTCGGCGTGATGAAGGGCGATCACGATGCGATCCTGCGCGACGGGGAGGGCGAGGTGAGCATTGGCGGGCGCAGCTTCACGATCTCGCGCGCGTTTCTCGAAAGGATGGAGGCGGCTAGCCTGCTCGATCTCGTGAACGAGATGCGCGTGCCCTATCTCGTCCTTCATTCGCCAAGCGACCCGGTGGTCGGGATCGACCATGCGAGCGCTTTGTTCGGCGCCGCGTATCACCCCAAGAGTTTCGTCAGCCTCGATGGTGCGGACCACCTGCTGACTAGCAGCGAGGACGCCGAATTCGCCGCAGACATGATCGCGGGCTGGGCAGGGCGATACCTGCCGCTGCGCGATGACTGGCCGATGCCCGACGAGGGCGTCGTTGTGCAGACCGGCCATGGCCGGTTCGGAACGGAGGTCCATACGAAGACCCATCGCTTCGTAGCCGACGAGCCGCGTTCGTACGGGGGCGACGATACCGGCCCCACCCCCTACGACCTGCTGCTCGCCGCGCTCGGCACCTGCACCGCGATGACGATGACGATGTATGCGAGGCGCAAGAAATGGCCGTTCGAGGGTGCCCGGATCCACATGACGCATGAACGCGACCACAGTGCGGATTGCGAGCGGGCGCTAGACGAGCACGTGCGGGTCGAAGCGCTCAATCGTGACATCGAGGTGCTGGGCGATGCGCTTACGGACGATCAGCGCAGGCGGATCCTGGAAATCGCCGACAAATGCCCCGTCCACCGCACGCTGGAGGGGCAACTTCATATCCACACGCGAAGCGCGGGGTAA
- a CDS encoding RNA polymerase sigma factor, translating into MEDAIEQLYREAGRQFAPAIARLARTVERDADRARDLEQEIHCALWTSLSRFRGDCALKTWVYRVAHNVAADHVARAVRGPARVPLEEIGELPGAANPETEAAERLVLDRLAELVRRLPPLDAQVIVLWLEGERARDIAEITGLSEGAVNVRVHRVKTLLSSHFDEPKSDESRTERALS; encoded by the coding sequence ATGGAAGACGCAATCGAACAACTCTACCGCGAGGCGGGACGGCAATTCGCCCCGGCGATTGCGCGCCTTGCCCGCACGGTCGAACGCGACGCCGACAGGGCGCGCGATCTCGAACAGGAGATCCATTGCGCCTTGTGGACCAGCCTTTCGCGGTTTCGCGGCGACTGCGCGCTCAAGACCTGGGTCTACCGGGTCGCTCACAACGTCGCTGCGGACCACGTGGCGAGGGCTGTTCGCGGCCCGGCGCGCGTCCCGCTCGAGGAGATCGGGGAATTGCCGGGTGCTGCCAATCCCGAAACCGAGGCGGCCGAGCGGCTCGTTCTCGATCGTCTCGCCGAACTCGTCCGCCGCCTGCCGCCGCTCGATGCGCAGGTGATCGTGCTGTGGCTGGAGGGCGAGCGCGCCCGCGACATCGCGGAGATCACCGGCCTTTCCGAAGGCGCGGTCAATGTCCGGGTGCACCGGGTGAAAACGCTTCTCTCCAGCCATTTCGACGAACCGAAATCCGATGAATCCCGCACCGAGAGAGCCCTTTCATGA